In Desulfobaculum bizertense DSM 18034, the genomic stretch CATTGGGAATCTCCTTGGTGAACAGGAAACGCAGGCACATGCAGGCCCTGATTCCCACATTTATCGCCAGACCCTCGGAAAAATGGTCTGGATTATTGAGCAGGCGAACGTTACAGAAGTGCTCCCCGCGTACGGGCCACGCCTGACCGCTGACGAAGCTGTCCGGCGCATGCAGGCCCGTATGGGAAAGTGACTGACTGGAGAAAGAATGAACGAATACGACGAGAATGAATATACCGAGCGCAAAAGCAAAAGCCAGCTTAAGCGGGAGATGCTTGAGTTGCAGGCCCTTGGCGAAGCACTTTGCGCCCTGTCCACAGAAATTATCAAGCGCCTGCCCATCCCCGAAGACATTCGGGCCGCAGCGCTTGAATCAAAAAGTGTCACCAAGCACGAAGCCCGTCGCCGCCACATGCAGTACATGGGACGACTGGTGCGTGAATCCAAGCAGCTTGACGAGTTGCGTGAGGTGATGAAGCGGCTGGAAGACAAACACAGTGGCGAATCCCAGCAGTTCAAGCGCATTGAAAAATGGCGCGATCGTCTTGTTGCTGGTGAGATGGACCTCATCGAGGAAATCCTTGCTGAGTATCCCGATGCCGACCGTCAGCGCCTGCGCCAGCTGGCCCGCAATGCCGCGAGTGAAATCAAAAAGAACAAACCACCCAAAAGTTCCCGCGAGCTTTTCCGTACCCTGCGGAAAATCACACAGCAGTAAACGAAAGCAGAGCACACGCTCTGCTTTTTTTATGACACAACGCCCTGCAAAAATTCCTGCCTACGCACTCTTTTCACCTGCATTTCAAGCTCTTTTTTCGCTTCATGAAAAAAGCTGTTTTTTCTGTTGCTTTTCCTTTTTAAACGTGCAAATGACAATTAAGGGTTTTGCGCGCAATGTTCTGCACTGTGCGTAGTACTCCATTAGAAAAACCCTTTTTATGGAGAGTGGAATGGCTTCTCAAAACGAAAACAAAAATTATGACGTCATTATTGTGGGCGGCGGTCCTGCTGGACTCTTTGCCGCATACTATCTTGCAGAGCACTCGGACCTCAGCATTCTCATCCTTGAGAAAGGCAAGCAGCCTCTGAGCAGAAAGTGCCCCATTGGCAAGGGTGACGATTGCATCAAGTGCAAGCCCTGCAACATCCTCTGCGGCATGGGCGGCGCTGGCCTCTTCTCCGACGGCAAGCTGAATTACATTCCGATTCTGGGCAAGACCGACCTGACACAGTTCATGCCTCTGGCACAGGCTCAGGCCCTGATTGACGAAACAGAAGAAATATACAACGCCTACAACATGGACGGTAAGGTCTACCCCACCGACATGGCGGCTGCCAAAAACATCCGCAAAGATGCCATGAAGTACGGCGTTGACCTCCTGCTTATCAAGCAGAAGCACCTTGGCAGTGACAAGCTGCCCCACTACATCAACGACATGGTCGAAGACCTCAAGAAGAAGAACGTCACCGTAAAAACTTCTGAGGAGGTCAAAGACATTCTCGCTGATGGCGATCAGGTCACTGGTGTTGTTACCAAAAAGGGCGGCTGCTACTACGCACCCAACGTCATCATGGCTCCCGGCCGTGTTGGCGCAGACTGGGTTTCCCGCGTTGTGCAGAGCCACGGCCTGAACGTGACCCAGCGCGGCATCGAAGTTGGTGTTCGTGTCGAGGTTCACAACGAGATCATGCGTGACCTCTGTGACATCGTTTACGACCCGACCTTCTTTATCCGCACCCAGAAATACGACGACCAGACCCGTACCTTCTGTACGAACTTTGGTGGCTTTGTTGCTCTGGAAAACTACCAGGACTTTGTCTGCGTGAACGGACACGCAAACATGGTTGAGAAGTCGGAAAACACCAACTTCTCTTTCCTGTCCAAGGTCGTGCTGACCGAACCCGTGACGGACAACCAGGCATATGGTGAATCCATTGGCCGTCTGGCGACCATCATTGGTGGCGGCAAGCCTATCCTCCAGCGCTTTGGTGACCTCAAGCGTGGCCGCCGCAGCACATGGACCCGCATCAACAACAGCTACGTTGAGCCGACCATGAAGAACGTCACCCCCGGTGACATCGCAATGGCTCTGCCTGAACGTATCGTGACCAACCTCGTGGAAGGTCTCGAAAAGCTGAACCTCGCTGTTCCCGGCGTTGCAAACGACGAGACCCTGCTCTACGCACCGGAAATCAAATTCTTTGCAACTCAGGTTGAGACCTCTGACCACCTCGAAACCTCCATCAAGGGCCTGTTTGTGGCCGGTGATGGACCGGGCGTTGCTGGTAACATTGTCTCCGCCAGTGCAACGGGCATCATTCCTGCCAAGGAAATTGTCCGCCGCTGCAAATAAGCGAGAACATCTCCGCACAGACAGGGAAGCTCCTATGGGGCTTCCCTTTTTTTTGATCATCACCGTGCGCCCATTGCCCCAGACTAGCGCTCCTGCTAAACTGGCGCAGGTTTAGAGGTGTCACACACCGTTTTTCTTTTTTTGCTACTGCCGCATACGGCAAAGGAGCCAGTCAGCACATGTCGCAAGCCACGCAGATTTCATCACCTGCGCTCAAGGCCCTTGTTGAGACAACAGAGAAGGCAAAGGAACTTGCCCGCGAAGAAATCAAGGCCCTGCGCAAGGACCTGCTATTTTTGGAACGCCAGCTCAACAGCAAAAAAACACCTCCACCAGATGAGGTCCCGCTGCACGACATTGTTCACGGCGCGATGGAAATTTTTAAGGCAGGCTCACTGGCCATGGAAAACGAGCGTATGCTCGCTGGCATGAAAGACGCCGTTGAGCGTTCCCTTTCTGAGGACTTCCTGCTCGGCAACGGGGCAACCCTGCTCAAGGAACCCGCCGGGTGGCACTGGATCTCTCCCAAAGGGGTCATGCACTTTCTCGGGAGCGGCGAAGAGCCGCAAAAAGCTGTCGCCAAACTCAAAAGACATCTGCCCAGAAAGCCAAAGGCCCAGCCCGGAGCTGAAGAGGCAGAAGCTCCTGCAACTCAGGACGCATAAAAAAAGCGCCGTGGCATCATGCGACGGCGCTTCATTTTTGTCTGGTGCAAACTATTTCTGCATTTCTTCAATAATTTTCTTCAGGTGGGCAGCCTGCGTTGCAAGGTCCCGTACAGAACTCATTGATTCAGTCATGGTCCCGTGTGTTTCCATTGCAATCTGGTTGATGCCCTCAGTTGCCGCCGCGATTTCCTCACTCGTGGAAGACTGCTGCTCCGAGGCCGTTGCGATAGCCCGGACCTGATCTGCGGCCTGTTCCACCATATCAACGATTTCCTGTAGCACAACTCCACACTTGTGTGTGACGTCGCGCCCCTGCTCGACCTGCACAGCCGCACTTTCTGCCCCACGAACATTTTCGTTCGCGCTCTGCTGAATTGCATGAATGGACTGTGTGACCTCACGCGTCGCATCCATTGTGCGCTCGGCCAGCTTACGGACCTCGTCAGCTACAACGGCAAAGCCTCGACCAGCATCACCAGCACGGGCGGCCTCAATTGCCGCATTCAGCGCCAGCAGGTTTGTCTGGTCCGCAATATCCTCAATCACATTGACGACCTGCCCAACATTTGTTGCCTGATCGCCAAGATCGCGCATGGATCCACTCAGATTTTGCGCCATATCGCGCAGCTCGTTGGACTTGCTCACAGCGTCCTGCACAACAGTCTTGCCATTTGCAGCATGCTCCTGAACCTTGTCCACAACCGAAGCCGCATCGCTTGCATTCCTCGCCACTTCCAGCACAGTCGAGTTCATCTCTTCCATTGCCGTTGCGACTTCTTCTGTGCGCTTCCGCTGTTCCTCTGCACCAGTACTCGACTGTTCGACCTGCGCCGAAAGCTGTTCCGCGGCAACAGAGACCTGATGTGAAACATGATCGGCATCGCCAGCAGCCCGCACCAGCACTTCGTGCTGCTCACGTACCTGCTGTTCCTGCTCCCGGATTGCCGTCAGATCAATCCACAGAGCCAGCGTCCCCAGTACCTTTCCGTCCATGTCATGGAAAGGCGTCGACGTGACGCTCACATGAAGGGTACGGCCATCAGTCCGTTCAAACGGATATTCTTTTTCAATGCGGCACATATGTTCCAGCGCCTCATCAGACACTGTTGCTTTGCTGGCATCACCAAAGAAAAATTCGCCAGCAGACAGACCATAATATTCTTCCGGCTTTCCCGTCTTTCCGAGCAGCTCGCACATTTCCTGATTGATATAGCTCATTTTACGATCTGCGCCAGTAATCGCACAGGGAATAGTCAAGCCACTGAGCACGCCCTCAGCAAAGCCCAGCTTGTTTTTCAGCTCATCAACCATTTGTGAGATGTTTTCAGCAAGCCCTCGCAGTTCAAACCGAAAATCTCCATCAAGTTCAGCCTGAAGGTCCCCCTCGGCTACGCTTCGGGAAAAGGCTTCAACCTGCATCAAAGGTCTGAATGCATAGTGGCGCAGCAGGAAAAGCAGTCCACCGCACACCACCAGCACCATCATCAGGCCAGCGCCAAGCATGACTGTCCGCATTTCCAGAGCACGCGAGGTCAAATCATCTTCATAGGCTCCAACGGCAACGTACCAGCCTGTTTCAGGCTCCTTTTGGAAGCTCATGACTTTTTTTCGGCCCTGCCATGTGTACCAGATGACCCCTGAATCGTTTTGGAGCGCGTCCTGAATATATGTGTGCTGACTCGAATCCGTCATCTCAAGAGATCTGTCGCCACCATGTCCGATCATCATTCCCCGGCTATCAAAGATAAAGCCGTACCCCTCACGGCCAACCTTCACAGGATCAAGGTATTTGCGGACAAAAATATCCCAGCGCGGATAGATCACCAGCCCGCCCTGTGGCTTTTTATCATAGTCCAGAACAGGTGTTGCCACAGCAAAGGCCAGTCCACCATCTTCTGTTTTATTAATCGTCCCAGAAAAAAAGCGTTTCTGCCCCTGTTTGACAACAGCATTCAAGATTTCCGGCTCAATTTTGCGAGTATGGCGGAGGCTTTTCCCCTCTGTATTAACACCCGTTACGATTTCGCCTTTGGCATTAAACACAAGGATGGCAGAGCATTCCGAATGCGCTTTCAGTATATCTCGGTAAGCTCGGAAAGCCTTGCTCGCGCCGTAGGAAGACACGAGGCTATTTTGCGCTGTGGACGCTCCCCCCAGGCTCTCCGCAAGGACTGCGGCATTATCAAGGTAGCTCCCAAGGAAACGCACCAGCGCTTCCTGTTCGGCCTGTGCTGTCTGGGTCCCCATTTCCACGGCAAGCGTTCGCGTTGACGTGTTCACGTACCAGATCAGCCCCCCAACAGAGGTGGCGATAACCACCACTGCAAGAAACGATAAAAACGTGTTCAGACTTTTAAACTTCACGGTACCCTTCCCTTCTGTGTGTGAAGCACTCAAATATATATTGGGTGGTTTTTTTGTTGTTAGGGGCGCTGCCCCTAAAACCCTGCAAGGGACGCTGTCCCTTGACCCTGCCCAAGGACGAGGCCCTTGGGAATCCCGCTTTCGCTGGACTATGGGGCTGAGTGGGATGAGAGCAAAGCTCTCCTCTCCATCAGCCCCATAGTCCAGCTAGTGGGCACCCAGTGCGTTCTTTTTCTTTGCGCCTCAACCCTTTCTTTCTGAACGCAAACGTTCAGAAAGAACCTGGTGGTAACTCGCAAAAGAGAAAGAAGCTCTCGACGTTATGCCCAACAAGTTTGAATTTCATTCACGCGAAGCGTGGAGGGAATTCAAACTCGATGAGGATACGTAAGGGAATCATTCCCTTACGCGGGGGTTTGGGGGCAGGCCCCCAACTTCCCCCTCCCACCCATCCAGCCCTCGCGGGCTGGGGCTGGCCCCCAATCTTCACCACCCATCCCAAAAGCCAAAAAAGGGGGCCTCCTGCGGAAGCCCCCGAATCATTATTCTTACACAATGAAGTGGCAAGCTACCCGTTTGATTGCATATCCTCTATAATATTTCTCAGCTGCTGTGCAAGCTGAGCGAGGTCAGCAACGGCCTGTGAGGATTCATTCATTGCGAGAGAGGTTTCGCTCGCGATGCTGTTCACACTTTCTGTAGCGCGGGCAATTTCCTCACTTGTTGCAGACTGCTGCTCTGCAGCGGTAGCAATAGCACTTACCTGATCGGCAGTTCCGTCAATAAGTTTTGTAATCTGAGACAAAATTTCACCAGATTTTTGTGAAACATGCTTGTTTTTTGCAACAAGCTCCGCAGCGTCATAGGTTCCTTTGACGTTTTTCTGCGCGCTATCCTGAATCTGACGGATGGAATCTGTTACTTCCCGGGTGGCCTGCATAGTCCGCTCGGCGAGTTTCCGCACTTCATCGGCCACGACGGCAAAGCCACGACCAGCATCACCCGCGCGAGCAGCTTCAATAGCGGCATTGAGGGCAAGCAGGTTGGTCTGGTCAGCAATATCCTGAATCACAGTGATAACGTCACCGACTTCATTGGCCCGCAACTCCAGATCTCCCATGCTTCCCCGAAGGACTTCGACTTTTTCAGTCACGACATTCGCCATCTCAACGGATTCACTCACAGCAGAGTTGCCATCGCGAGCGGACTGCCGAACCTGTTCAGCAAGCTCTGCGGCTGCTCCAGCATTCTGTGCAACCTCAAGAACAGTCGCATTCATCTCTTCCATTGCGGTCGCGACTTCACTCGTCCGAATCTTCTGCTGCTCAGAACCTTTGCTGGCCTGCTCAACCTGTGCAGATAATTCTTCTGCGGCGGCGGCAACATTGTTGGAAACAGCATCAGCATCCCCCGCAGCCTGCGCAATGGTGTCGCGCTGAGAAACAAGCTGCTGTTCCTGCTGCCGAATCGCAGTTAAATCGAACCAAATAGCCAAGGTTCCGAGAAGAGTTCCCTTCTGGTCATAAAATGGCGTTGAGGTCACAGCAGTGTAAATTGTCCGGCCACTGGGGAGCTGCAAAACACTTTCTTCTTCAATCTGCTTCTGCTCAACAATGGCCCGATGCGAAATGGTCTCCGCAGCCGGGTCGCCAAGAAAGAATTCTCCAGAAACAACACCAACATATTGCTCAGGTCCATGCGACTTCTCCAGATAGCTACACATTGCCGCATTGGTATAGCGAATTGTATTGTCTGGATTGGTAATGGCGCACGGTACGGTAACGCCCTTGAGCACTCCATCAGAAAATGCAAGCTGCTCCTTGAGTCGATCAAGCATTGTCCCAATATGCCCAGAAAGCTGCCCCAGTTCATCCTCAGATTCAATGAGGAAAGCCGCATCGAGATCACCCTGTGAAACCTGAGCTGTCGTCTCGGTAATGTGCTGTACTTTGCGCAAAACCTGAGCACGCAAAAAGAGCAGAACACCGCCGACCATGACAATCAGCCCTGCAACACCAAGAAAGCCAATATTGCGAAGCTGCGAAGACATGGCAGCCATTTGGGGACTGACATCCTGAACAAGCAAAAGCTGTCCCAAAACCTTCTGGGATGCGCCATGACAGTGATGGCAGGACGGGTCATTGGGGATGGACCGGGAATGAACAAAGACAGGATTTTCACCAAGGTCCATAAGACGGGTTTCGACACTGCCACCACTCAGAGCAGCCTTTGACATGCCCATAAGCGCCGGATCGCTGTAGAGTGCGCTCATGTCCTGCCGCTCAGCCTGCCCCTGCGTGGAGTACGTCACGTTGCCGCGAAAGTTTGTAATGTACACCTTGATGTGCGGATAATGCTCCGCAATAAAAGAAAACTGCTCACGCGTGCCTCTGTCGTCACCAATAACCATTGGTTTTTCAATGGCATGAAAAAGCAGTTCCGAATTCTCTGTAATGGCCTGTCCGAGACTCTCGCGGAAGTTTTCTTCCTGCCATGACGCATTGACGAGTGCGAGTCCGGTGAAAACCACCAGACTAATCCCAAGGACAAGAAGCGCGACTTTCATACTCAGCCGCTGACGGATACCTGAAAACATACTGCCCCCCAGGTTAATGTGCACCGCTGTGAATTAACGGCTTGAAACCAAAAGCCCGAACCCGCTCCTGATTGTGGCAGCGCGTGCAGTCCTTCAGCTCTGGAGTCCGACGAATGCTTGCAGGGTCTCCATCTTCGGCATGCTGTGCCCCCGGTCCATGACAGCTCTCGCAACCGACATCAGACAGCTCTGGTGTAGAGGCGTAATCCTGAAATCCGCCTTTGCCATACCCCGTGGTATGGCACTCATAGCAGCCCTGTACCTCCTGTGCAGTGAGATCAGACGCCATGACTTGTATGCTTTCCCATGACTGTGCTTTTTTTGAATGCTGTGAATACCGGCCATACTCTTCTTCATGACATTCTGCGCAGGCTTTTGATCCAACGTAATCTCCAGCCGTCGCAGCCCCTGTCATCACAAAGAAGCTGACAAGAAACAAAATTGATAGAACACATACCCTCATCAACACTCTCCATCTCTGTGTGATGCCTTTTTTCTAAAAAAAGGAAAAGAAACATCACGTGCATGAACATGTCTCATAAATCGACAAGAGAGGTCCCTGTACGCACCTCTGTTTCACAAGATTTGGTACATCAATACCCAAAGCCTGAAAAGGCCTTTTCTCCAACGAGAAAGACTGGTTGAGCATTCAAGGTGAGAATTTTACTTTCTCAGTCAAAATTTTTCGCTGCCTCAAAACTCGCATTCTATCGATGTTTTCTGAGGACGGTCTTTTGTGCAGAAATCTCTACCAGTCTGTTTCACGCTAGATTACTCGGAATGACACAGTAACCCGCATGACAGCTTGCTTATCGGCTAAAATCTCTAGGTTTTTACTCCGAAAGCAAAAAAAACTGCTAAAGCCTCAAAGAAAAATGACCGATGAGTGCATAAGTATCTTTGGAGGACCTATGGATTCGGTTGAAAAAAAGCCCAAGAAAAAAAAGGCCGCATGCACTCTTCTGCTCTCGGCTTCTCCCCATCACATCCAGCGGGACCGCAGCACACTGCACCGACTGGGTATAGAGAACACCGTGGCACAGCAGGAGATTGGCGGCGCCCTGCGCTTTTTGCAAAAGAACCGGGTCTCACTCATTATTTGTGACGAAAGCATAGGTGATTCGCACGGCCTGCATCTTGTGCGTGCCCTGCAAAAAAATACCCGCCTGAGCAAAATTCCACTGGTGTTTTCCAGCACCAACGTCAACCCGCAGGCCGTTTTGCAAGCCATTGCCTCCGGTGCTGGTGGCTACCTTGTCCGCCCGTACTCGATGGACAATTTCAAAAAGCAGCTCCGCCGGGCCATCGAAGGCAAGGTCACAGGGGATATGCGTCAAAAAGCCCGCAAGCAGACGCAGCCGGTCCAGCCTGCACAGATGGAAGAACAGGACCCCAGCGCTCCCCGCCAGATTTCCCGCACAGCACGGCTCCAGAGTTACTGCCGAAAAGGCCGCAAGTGCCTCATAGAAAAAGAATGGAATCAGGCTATTGTTGAATTCCGAAAGGCAATAGCCATTGATGACATGTTTCTCCCTGCCTGTGAGGGACTCATCGAGGCGTGGATGAACAAGGAAAACCGCGCCCAGACAGAAAAATACATCTGCCGGACCGCGGACATTTATCGCCTGAATGGCGAATTTGAGAAGGCTGCAAAAATCCTCAAGGAAAGAAGATACATCGGAAAAGACGAAGAAGCCCTCGTCGAATCAGGGTGTGAACTCGTAAAAAACGGCGACTGGGAAGACGCCGGAGAAGCGTTTCACCGTGCCGAGGAAAAAGCTCCAAATCCGCGCAGTGTCCACGCAAAAATGGCTCGCGCCTGCCAGTTTACCCGCAGGCCAGAAGCTTCGGCCATCCAGCTTGCCAAAGCCCTTGCCAAGGCTTCGGGTGGCCGCTCTGCCAAAGAATGCTTCCATCTTATCTGGGGACCAAGTCCGCGCCGGGCGCGCCCACGGCAGCGAAACAAAAAAGCCCCATCCCACAACCTTTCCACCGGCATATCAGACGCGTGGAAGGTCTTCTGCTACACTGTTCAGGCCTTTCGGCAGGAAGCCCAGAGCACATAAGCTGTTTCCACACTCCCCGGAAACAGCGCTCCGGGAAGTGCGAAACACCGCCCTACGCGTTTTCCAAAAGCTCCATTGCATCATCAACGGACCAGCCGTGATGCACCAGACCATTCATTGCCTTCACCGTCTTGAAGGTATCTTCTGCCTGGAAAATATTCCGACCAATAGACAGGCCACTTCCGCCAGCTTCCAGTGAATCTGAAACCATCTGGAAAAGATCTCGCGGACTGTCGACCTTTGGCCCACCGGCAATCACAACCGGCACACACACGGAGTCCACAACTTTTTTGAAGCTGTCGATGCTGCCTGTGTAGGACACTTTTACGATGTCTGCGCCAAGCTCCATACCCACACGGGCACAATGCGCAACAACATCAGGATCAAAACTGTTTTTGATTTTGGGACCACGAGCGTAAACCATTGCCAGACACGGGATGCCCCACTCTGCGGCACGGGCTGCTGTCCGGCCAAGATCATTCAGCATGGTTGCCTCGGTTTCATCACCAAGGTTCACGTGGACACTCACGGCATCAGCACCAAGGCGAATGGCGTCTTCAACTGTCCCCGTCATCACCTTTGCATTCGGGAACGGAGAAAGAGACGTGCTGGCAGACAGGTGAACAATCAATCCAATATCCGGTCCCTGCTGCCGATGTCCGCAGGGAACAAGCCCCTTGTGCATAAGCACTGCGTTTGCGCCACCTTCTGCCACCTGCGACAGGGTTTCGCGCATGTCGATAAGCCCGTCAACAGGACCGATTGTTGTGCCATGATCCAGAGGTACAACAATTGCCCGACCAGTATTTCGATTAATGATTCGCTCCATGCGAATAGCTTTTCCAATGTGCATGACGGCCTCCTTAAAAATGTCCATACTCGTGATTTCAAACAAAAAAAAGAGGCCGTCGGATAGTCCAACGGCCTCTATGGGTACAAGGGTCAATACGTTCGATTAGAACACAACACACCATGCACCGCAGGCCTTGCCTGTGGCGTAGTAATAATAATATGCGTAAGCGGTGTTGTGATTCTGTATCTTCATGGCGTTTACTGTAGAGACTTGCCGGGAGATGTGTCAAGCAGCTTTTCAGATTTTCACGACACATAAGAAGAGCAGGCTTTTTCGCTGACGATGCTAGAGAGCATACGGCTTTTCTTGCGAGCTTCATGGACGGGAAACTGCCCGACTGCTACAATTCAGTATTCGTCTTTTTTGAGGAGTACTGCACCATGAAAATTTCCAGAGTCATGTTTTCGGGAAGAAGTTTTTATGCCCAGCATCGTGATGGAGCTTTTGTCTGCCTCGACCGCAGGTTAGGACTCAAAGAGGCCATTCCGGAAGATCAGGTGACCCAGCTTCCCCTTGCAGTTCCGTCAAAACTTATTCATTTCGGCCCACCAGCTCCATCCGCCACCTCCCCGCACATTTCTCTTCTTCCACCAAGCGCCATCAATTCTGGACACGAAACCGTGCATATTCCCGACTGCGCAACAGTCAGTTTTGTTGAACCCATGCTTGCCGTTTTTTTTGGCAGACAATGTCACTGCATCAGCCCGGCTGACATGCCCCCATACATCTTTGGATTTTCCTGTTCGATGTCTTTTTCGGCACAAATTCAGGGCCTTACCGAAAATGAAACACTTGCAGCCCATGCCTTTGACGGCTTTGCGCCCATTGGGCCACACATCGAAACCGATATTGAGGCGCCAGAGGAGCTTGTGGCAGCGCTCCAAAAAAACGAGGAAAACGCCGTATCATGCAGTTTTTCACAGCTTGCCTATTCCCCGTATGAAGCGCTCAGCATGATTTCCTCAATTATGACAATCAATCCCGGTGACCTCATCGTGCTTGGGGACCCAAAATGGAAACAGCGCGTCCTCGAAAATGACATCATAACGCTGCATATTCCTGAAATTGGCACGTTGGAGAATTCAGTGCGTTGTGATAAAGCTCTTGCTCACGCAACAGTAACCGCGGTAGCGCCAGATCTACAGTAAGAGGGGCTTCCTGAAGAATTTTCTTCTTGCCATCTTAGCGTATTTTGCGTACAACGCCGCGATTTCAATCCCACACATCCCGAGTCGTCCCTGGGTGCCACACGAGTGTATCGTACTGGTATGGGGCGAGATTTATATGGGATGGAGGAATAAACCCAGGAGGAATCCAAATGGCTTACATTTCTATGAAGCAGATGCTGGAAACCGGTGTCCACTTTGGTCACCAGACTCGTCGCTGGAACCCCAAAATGCGCCCGTTCATCTTTGGTGCCCGTAACGGCATCCATATCATGGACCTTCAGCAGACTGTTGGTCTGTTCCGCACTGCTCATGATTTCATTGCAGAAAAAGTTGCCAACGGTGGCAAGGTTCTGTTCATCGGCACCAAGCGCCAGGCTCAGGAAGCTATCAAGCAGGAAGCAGGTCGTGCTGACCAGCACTTCATGACCAGCCGCTGGCTCGGTGGTACCCTCACCAACTTCCAGACCATCAAGCACAGCATTGATCGCCTGAAGAAGCTGGAGACCATGTTTGAAGACGGTTCCATCAACAAGTTCCCCAAAAAGGAAATCGTGCTGATGACCCGCGAAGTTGCCAAGCTCAATGACGCTCTTGGCGGCATCAAAGACATGGACAAGCTGCCCGCAGTCGCATTCGTGGTTGACCCCAAGCGCGAAGAGATCGCAATCCGTGAGTGCCGCAAGCTCGGTATTCCGATCGTTGCAATCTGTGACTCC encodes the following:
- a CDS encoding fumarylacetoacetate hydrolase family protein — protein: MKISRVMFSGRSFYAQHRDGAFVCLDRRLGLKEAIPEDQVTQLPLAVPSKLIHFGPPAPSATSPHISLLPPSAINSGHETVHIPDCATVSFVEPMLAVFFGRQCHCISPADMPPYIFGFSCSMSFSAQIQGLTENETLAAHAFDGFAPIGPHIETDIEAPEELVAALQKNEENAVSCSFSQLAYSPYEALSMISSIMTINPGDLIVLGDPKWKQRVLENDIITLHIPEIGTLENSVRCDKALAHATVTAVAPDLQ
- the rpsB gene encoding 30S ribosomal protein S2, translated to MAYISMKQMLETGVHFGHQTRRWNPKMRPFIFGARNGIHIMDLQQTVGLFRTAHDFIAEKVANGGKVLFIGTKRQAQEAIKQEAGRADQHFMTSRWLGGTLTNFQTIKHSIDRLKKLETMFEDGSINKFPKKEIVLMTREVAKLNDALGGIKDMDKLPAVAFVVDPKREEIAIRECRKLGIPIVAICDSNCNPDLVDFVIPGNDDAIRAIKLFASSIADACLEGTARQEEVAMAKAAEAAEASKKEETAEADAEAAKEN